A window of Candidatus Abyssobacteria bacterium SURF_5 genomic DNA:
AAGCCCTCCCTCCACATACTCCTCCATGCTCATCCGCAGTCCGAGAACAAAATCCTTTCCCACTCTTCTCCGGGCCCCCTCAAGAATATTGCAGACTATACGGCCTCGTTTCTTCGTGCTGCCGCCGTATTCGTCCCGCCTCTTGTTCGATGCGGGCGAGAGAAACTGATTTAGCAAGAAACTATGGGCGGCATGAAATTCCACGAGGGCGGCCCCAGCCGTTTTTGCGGCTTCGGCCGAGTGGATGAATTGACCGATGATGTCCTCGATCTCGCCCACGGCGAGCTCGCGGGGAACGACTCCTGTGGCCGGCGAGGGAATCGCGGAGGGACCGACAATATCCCCGTGCGCCAGTTCCAAATCTAGGACCCGCCCCCCATGATTGAGCTGAACGGCAGGAATCGAGCCGGCATCAAGAATCTCCCGGAAAAGCCTTCGTGCGGGAGCAATATGCCGATCCTCGAACAGGCACAAACTGTGGGTGCCCAGCCTCGATTGGGGTGAGATGCCCGTCGCGCCGACTATGGATAATCCCACTCGATTCTCAGCTATTCTCTTGTGGAATCTGATAAGCCGCTCCGTCGCCTCACCACTCCCCGAGGCAAGATTCGTCTGCACCGGCGGGAACACGATCCGGTTCGGAAAAATGACCGATTTAAGCTTCAACGGCTGGAAAAGCTGTTCAAATGGCACTGCTGACAAATACCTCCTTCTCAGCAGGATTCGGAGGGGGAAGCCTCCCCCTGATTCCTCGCAGGCATCTCGCGATGCAAGATATGGCGCACTTTCTGCAGGGACTTGTTTACCATGTCGCCCGAAGATTCGGCCAATCCACAAACCGCTTCATAGGCAATCATCCCGCCCGTAAGCGCATAAACGCTTAAAGGACGTAGACTTCTCTTCGGTAAAGGGGCGGCAACTCCCAAACCGATGCCCAGCAGCACGAGCGATGCTTTGAATTTCATTGAATAACTCCTCCCGTTTCTCCGCAAAAAAGCGAACTTTATTGTACCACCGGAGGAAAAAGAACGCAATT
This region includes:
- a CDS encoding NADH:flavin oxidoreductase; translated protein: MWIGRIFGRHGKQVPAESAPYLASRDACEESGGGFPLRILLRRRYLSAVPFEQLFQPLKLKSVIFPNRIVFPPVQTNLASGSGEATERLIRFHKRIAENRVGLSIVGATGISPQSRLGTHSLCLFEDRHIAPARRLFREILDAGSIPAVQLNHGGRVLDLELAHGDIVGPSAIPSPATGVVPRELAVGEIEDIIGQFIHSAEAAKTAGAALVEFHAAHSFLLNQFLSPASNKRRDEYGGSTKKRGRIVCNILEGARRRVGKDFVLGLRMSMEEYVEGGLSLQESLELIHLFIESGLDIIHVSGGGIDTGPRMLQEAAQGNLLKLAGKVKEKVAIPVIGVGGILHLRDAEAAIEEGLADMVALGRALIADPALVTKTLEGNVETVTECTGCLLCFMRGEEPGIQCSVNSAI